From Luteitalea sp., the proteins below share one genomic window:
- a CDS encoding aminotransferase class I/II-fold pyridoxal phosphate-dependent enzyme — translation MIVPLLDLHAQFQGIRNDVLAAIERACDTQRFVLGPDVEALEQALAEVIGVRHAIGVSSGTDALLVALMALGIGSGDEVIVPTYSFFATAGSVSRVGATPVFVDIDPATFNIDPDEARRAVTSRTKAIIPVHLFGQCAEMAELTSLARETGLAVVEDAAQAIGARYRDQPAGRLGTLGCFSFYPSKNLGAFGDGGLVTTNEPALAERVRLLRNHGASRAYLHELVGGNFRLDALQAVVLRVKLPHLAAWTARRQANAARYRRFFAEYAPDAPVGLPVEAAERTHIYNQFVVRVPARDDLRRHLAAAGVGSEVYYPLPFHLQPCFASLGYGPGRLPEAERAAGESLALPVFPELTEEQQRYVVEQIAAFYRGKL, via the coding sequence ATGATCGTGCCGTTGCTCGACCTACACGCGCAATTCCAGGGCATCCGAAACGACGTGCTTGCCGCGATCGAGCGGGCGTGCGACACGCAGCGGTTCGTTCTCGGCCCGGACGTCGAGGCGCTCGAGCAGGCGTTGGCGGAGGTCATCGGCGTCCGCCATGCGATTGGCGTGTCATCCGGCACCGACGCGCTGCTGGTGGCGCTCATGGCGCTCGGCATCGGCAGCGGCGACGAGGTCATCGTCCCGACCTACTCGTTCTTCGCCACAGCGGGATCGGTCAGCCGGGTTGGCGCGACGCCCGTCTTCGTCGACATCGATCCGGCGACGTTCAACATCGATCCCGACGAGGCGCGGCGCGCGGTGACGTCGCGAACCAAGGCGATCATCCCGGTGCATTTGTTCGGTCAGTGCGCGGAGATGGCGGAGCTGACGAGCCTGGCGCGCGAGACTGGCCTCGCGGTGGTGGAGGATGCGGCGCAGGCCATCGGGGCGAGATATCGCGATCAGCCAGCGGGCCGCCTCGGCACGCTCGGGTGCTTCTCGTTCTATCCGAGCAAGAACCTGGGCGCGTTCGGCGACGGCGGCCTCGTCACCACGAACGAGCCGGCGCTCGCCGAGCGAGTCCGCTTGCTGCGCAACCATGGCGCGTCTCGCGCGTACCTCCACGAGCTGGTCGGCGGGAACTTCCGCCTGGATGCGCTGCAAGCCGTGGTGCTGCGCGTGAAGCTACCGCACCTGGCGGCCTGGACGGCGCGGCGGCAGGCCAATGCCGCGCGGTACCGGCGATTCTTCGCGGAATACGCGCCGGACGCACCCGTCGGCCTTCCCGTTGAAGCGGCGGAGCGGACGCACATCTACAATCAGTTCGTGGTGCGAGTGCCGGCGCGAGACGATCTACGCAGACATCTCGCAGCGGCGGGCGTTGGCAGCGAAGTGTACTACCCGCTCCCGTTTCATTTGCAGCCCTGCTTCGCGTCGCTCGGATACGGCCCCGGGCGGTTGCCGGAGGCGGAACGGGCCGCGGGGGAGTCGCTTGCCCTCCCGGTGTTCCCGGAGCTGACGGAGGAGCAGCAGCGATATGTCGTGGAGCAGATTGCGGCGTTTTATCGCGGGAAGTTGTGA
- the rfbD gene encoding dTDP-4-dehydrorhamnose reductase, with translation MPMILVLGANGQLGSTIVERLRRAGEAEEAPAPVALTRQELDVTDTHALRSAIVGHHPTVIINCTAYNDVDGAEEHATDALTVNALAVQAMARVAAEIGATLVHYSTDFVFDGEGTTPYREEDRARPLSVYGASKLLGEWFAADAPRHYVLRVESLFGGPAARSSFDKIMAGLMAGREVRVFSDRIVSPSYVQDVVDATLGLVARDAPSGLYHCVNTGTTTWYRAAEHIAARLGASASLLVPVSVDEVTLRARRPRYCALANEKLRQAGIAMPGWEEALTRYVALRTG, from the coding sequence ATGCCTATGATTCTCGTCCTTGGAGCCAACGGGCAGCTCGGTTCGACCATCGTGGAGCGGCTCCGGCGTGCCGGCGAGGCGGAAGAAGCGCCTGCGCCGGTGGCGCTGACGCGACAAGAGTTGGACGTGACCGACACCCACGCCCTACGCAGTGCCATTGTCGGGCACCACCCAACGGTGATTATCAACTGCACGGCCTACAACGACGTGGACGGTGCGGAGGAGCACGCCACCGATGCGCTGACCGTCAATGCGCTGGCGGTGCAGGCCATGGCGCGTGTGGCTGCCGAGATCGGTGCCACGCTCGTGCACTACAGCACCGACTTCGTCTTCGACGGAGAGGGGACGACGCCGTACCGCGAAGAGGATCGAGCGCGTCCCCTCAGCGTGTACGGGGCCTCCAAGCTCCTGGGAGAGTGGTTCGCGGCGGATGCGCCGCGACACTACGTGCTTCGCGTCGAGAGCCTCTTTGGGGGGCCGGCGGCGAGAAGCAGCTTCGACAAGATCATGGCCGGCCTGATGGCCGGTCGTGAGGTTCGCGTGTTCTCGGACCGCATCGTGTCACCGAGTTACGTCCAAGACGTGGTGGACGCGACGCTGGGGCTCGTGGCCCGCGATGCGCCGAGTGGCCTGTATCACTGCGTGAATACAGGGACGACGACGTGGTATCGGGCGGCGGAACACATCGCGGCCAGACTGGGAGCATCGGCGTCGTTGCTCGTGCCGGTGTCCGTGGACGAGGTCACGCTTCGAGCGAGACGCCCGCGCTACTGCGCGTTGGCCAACGAGAAGCTGCGGCAGGCTGGGATTGCGATGCCGGGCTGGGAAGAGGCGCTCACGCGATACGTCGCGTTGCGAACAGGATAA
- a CDS encoding PEP-CTERM sorting domain-containing protein yields MGSLTQGSVCDWIGGSLHTLPQTAGGPLSYLGQASGTGVDDFYFDEGAAYNYEFTLAGEFTALDGNNEFGWYDPLTGERHQLFSPDQTVDAVASAELPSLFGFYYFNTDLGQTFFTQSSWNIGGYFSDMYGVMPGQQFAYMTDGDGSWLGLEDLFGAASTSGCVAGACSDYDYNDLIVSWRPVSKVPEPGMTALLGLGLLGFAWVVGRRK; encoded by the coding sequence ATGGGCAGTCTCACACAAGGCTCGGTGTGTGACTGGATTGGAGGGTCTCTGCACACCTTGCCCCAGACGGCAGGCGGGCCCTTGAGCTACTTGGGACAGGCGTCCGGCACCGGAGTCGACGACTTCTACTTCGACGAGGGTGCTGCATATAACTACGAATTCACCCTCGCAGGGGAGTTCACCGCGCTCGACGGCAACAATGAGTTCGGGTGGTACGACCCGCTCACGGGGGAACGTCACCAGCTCTTCTCTCCAGACCAGACCGTCGACGCCGTAGCAAGCGCTGAATTACCCTCGCTCTTTGGCTTCTACTACTTCAACACGGACTTGGGTCAGACATTCTTCACGCAGTCGTCGTGGAATATCGGCGGCTACTTCAGTGACATGTACGGCGTGATGCCTGGCCAACAGTTCGCGTACATGACCGACGGGGACGGGTCATGGCTTGGGCTCGAGGATCTTTTCGGGGCCGCCTCGACGTCTGGATGCGTTGCAGGCGCCTGCTCGGACTATGACTACAACGACCTGATCGTGTCGTGGAGACCGGTTTCGAAGGTGCCAGAGCCGGGCATGACCGCGCTCCTCGGACTCGGGCTGCTCGGGTTCGCCTGGGTAGTCGGCCGCCGCAAGTAA
- a CDS encoding PEP-CTERM sorting domain-containing protein: protein MKRSLASALFVGTAWLTSASASAAPIIVGSGSLQPVTSTDQTFNPYWNGDSWDSNTGPCHLASLAQGTVCDWVGGSPTVLSQTTSDPLSYLGQADGSAVDAFYFDEGAAYNYEIALVGEFSVLNGSNEFGWYDPLTGERHQLFSPEQTFGDVATVALPAQFGFYYFNTEFGQSYFTDSTLNDGAYFTDTYGHIPGQQFGYMTDGSNFWLGVEDLFGTLATPDCIPGSCSDYDYNDVIVSWRPISKVPEPGTTALLGLGLLGFAWAIGRRR, encoded by the coding sequence ATGAAACGTTCGCTCGCATCTGCTCTTTTCGTTGGCACGGCCTGGCTCACGTCCGCGTCGGCTTCGGCCGCTCCTATTATCGTCGGTTCGGGTAGTCTTCAGCCTGTGACATCCACCGATCAGACGTTCAACCCCTACTGGAACGGCGACTCGTGGGACAGCAACACCGGACCCTGCCACCTCGCCAGCCTCGCGCAAGGGACGGTCTGCGACTGGGTTGGCGGTTCGCCGACCGTTCTCTCCCAGACGACGAGCGACCCCTTGAGCTATCTGGGCCAGGCGGACGGCTCCGCGGTTGACGCGTTCTACTTCGACGAAGGCGCCGCGTACAACTACGAGATCGCCTTGGTAGGCGAGTTCAGCGTCCTCAACGGCAGCAACGAGTTCGGGTGGTACGACCCGCTCACCGGCGAGCGCCACCAGCTCTTCTCGCCGGAGCAGACCTTTGGCGACGTGGCGACGGTCGCCCTGCCGGCCCAGTTTGGCTTCTACTATTTCAACACCGAGTTCGGTCAGTCGTACTTCACGGACTCGACATTGAACGACGGGGCGTATTTCACCGACACGTACGGGCACATTCCTGGCCAACAGTTTGGTTACATGACCGACGGCAGTAATTTCTGGCTGGGGGTGGAGGATTTGTTCGGGACCCTCGCAACGCCCGACTGCATTCCGGGCTCGTGCTCGGACTATGACTACAACGACGTGATCGTATCGTGGAGGCCGATTTCGAAGGTGCCGGAGCCGGGCACGACCGCGCTCCTCGGGCTCGGGCTCCTGGGGTTCGCCTGGGCAATCGGTCGCCGACGGTAG